One region of Haloterrigena salifodinae genomic DNA includes:
- a CDS encoding DUF7437 domain-containing protein — protein MSRTSNRADGDIVRDFLSVAGLLEEPQLAQLYAYLAHEDEATVQDVMDELELAQGTAYSYVNRLVDAGVVEITHDEQPRRYAAREIDLTVTTAAGDREYTITPALIDAVGRRETNGDIDTYIDHHGVAGLATALTYAVARERGEVTHRLMADDLNISPLAAEIVLQALRPVVHEHYELEASGASLDEMDINNGDAADDA, from the coding sequence GTGTCACGCACTTCGAACCGGGCTGACGGCGACATCGTCCGCGACTTCCTCTCGGTTGCGGGTCTGCTGGAAGAGCCACAGCTGGCCCAACTGTACGCGTACCTCGCTCACGAGGACGAGGCAACCGTTCAGGACGTGATGGACGAACTCGAGCTCGCCCAAGGAACGGCCTACAGCTACGTCAATCGGCTCGTCGACGCCGGCGTCGTCGAGATCACCCACGACGAGCAACCCCGACGGTACGCCGCCCGCGAGATCGACCTGACCGTGACGACGGCCGCGGGCGACCGGGAGTACACGATTACACCGGCGCTGATCGACGCGGTCGGGCGCCGCGAGACTAACGGCGACATCGACACCTACATCGACCACCACGGCGTTGCCGGCCTCGCAACGGCGCTCACCTACGCCGTCGCCCGCGAACGGGGCGAGGTGACCCACCGGCTGATGGCTGATGATCTCAATATTTCGCCGCTGGCCGCCGAGATCGTCCTGCAGGCGCTCCGCCCCGTTGTCCACGAGCACTACGAGCTTGAGGCGTCGGGCGCGTCGCTCGACGAGATGGACATCAACAACGGCGACGCAGCTGACGACGCGTGA